The nucleotide sequence GTCTCGATGCGGCCGGCATCGACTGTCGTCATGAGTGCTCCACGTCGTCGTCGGTGCGGACGAGCGAAGACTGACGACTCCGGGCGATCCGATCGGTAACGCGTGATACCGATCGACGGGATTTCCGGCCGGACGGAGGTCAGGGGCGGTAGCCACCGGCGACCGCGCGCAGCGCGGCCAGGTCGGGGACGATGATCTCCCGGCCCCGGCGGAGGACGAGCCCCTCGCCGATCAGGCGGGCGAGCTCCCGGCTCAGGGTCACCCGGGTGACGCCGAGGATCAGGGCGAGCTCGTCGAGCGAGTACCGGGTGCGCAGTCGGACTCCCTCGGTGCAGCGCACCCCGTAGGCCTCGACGAGGTGATCGAGGATGAGGGCGACCCGGCCGCGGGCCGGCAGGCCGTCGGCGGCGATGTGCATCGCGAAGAGCCGCGCCTTCCGCGAGATCCGCCGCGTGATCTCCATCAGGATCTCCGGCTCGCGCCGGCCCGCCTCGAGCACCGCGCGGCGGCTCACGGCCACCAGACGGCTGTCGACGGTGGCCACGCAGGAGGCGTAGCGGGGGAGCCCGTCGAAGCACGTCGACTCCCCGATGCCCGCGCCCGGTTCGGCGTAGGACAGCACGCGCTCGGAACCGTCGGCGCGGGTCAGGTAGATGCGCAGCCGGCCCTCGATCACCTGGTAGAAGTAGTCGGACAGGGAGCCCTGCCGGTAGACGAACTCGCCGGCCCGGAAGCGGCGGGCCTCGCCCAGCGAGGCGATCTGCTGGGCGATCGAGGGCTCCTCGGTCAGCAGGAACGGCGAGGTGATCGACACCGCCGCCGGCCGCGCCACTCCGACGAGGACGTGTGGATCACGCTGCTGTGACATGGGGCCCCCGGCGTCGTCGACGGACGCCGTCATCGTACTAGCGCTCATTAGTCGTCGGCGACCCTCGCGCGCCACCGGTGCGGGCCGGGCTCGGAGCGGCGGGGAGGGTGTGTGGTCGGAGTTCGCTCACGAGGTGAGCGGTTCCCGTCGACAGACGGGTCCCCCGGCGCCCGGGTGGGGCGGGCGTCGAGGGGCCGGGTGGCTCCGGGGGGTGTGTGGTCGGAGTTCGCTCACCTGGTGAGCGGTCTTCGGCTGGGGGGCCTGAGACCGCGGGACCGCGCCGGCGATCGGGTGCACCGGTGAGAGCGTGTTGTGACACCTCAGGCGCTCAGGCGCTCAGGCACGCGACAGCTCGGCGAGGCGGTCGACGATCGCGTCGATGTCGGCCCGGGTCGTGCGGTGGTTGGTGATGCAGACCCGGATCCCGTGCGCACCGCCGACGACCGCCGGGCCCAGCAGGGCGGTGCCCTCCTCGGCGAGCCGGGCCAGCAGCGTCGTGTGCTCCGGCCCCGACAGTCCCGGCAGGCGGATGCAGACGGCGGTCAGGGTCACCGGCGCCATCAGCTCCAGACCCGGCTCGGCCGTGACCCGCCTGCCCAGGTGCCCGGCGAGCTCCAGCATTCCGGTCAGCGCCGATCCGAACGCGTCGGTGCCGAACGTCCGCAGCGCCGCCCAGATCTTGAGGGCCTTGAAGCTGCGGGACAGCTGCGGGCCGTGGTCCATGTAGTCGTGCATCAGTGGGTCCTGCGCGACGGTGAGGTACGACGAGGAGTAGGCGTAGGCCGCGCGCAGCGTCGCGGCGTCGCGCACGAGCAGGCAGCCCGCCTCCAGCGGGGCGAACAGCAGCTTGTGGGGATCCAGGGCGACGGAGTCGGCGCGGCGGATCTCGCGGAACATCTCCGCGACCGGCTCGGCGAGGACGAACAACGCGCCGTACGCCCCGTCGACGTGCAGCCACAGGTCCTCGGCCTCGGCGAGATCGGCGATCTCACCGAGCGGGTCGACCGATCCGGTGGTCACCGTTCCGGCGGTGGCGACGACGCAGAACGGTTCGAGGCCGGCCGCGCGGTCCGCCCGTACAGCCTCGGCCAGCAGATCGACGCGCATCCGCAGGCGATCGTCGGTCGGGATGTGCCGCACGTGGTCCAGCCCGATGCCGAGAATCCCCGCCGCCTTGTCGACGCACCGGTGCGCCTCGGCGGAGGTGTAGAGCACCAGGGGCGCGCGGCCGGCCTGCAGGCCCGTCGCCCGGAAGTCCGGCCGGCGGGCGTGCAGCGCGACGGTCAGGGCGTTGAGCGTGGCGATCGAGCCCCCACCGGTGAGGATCCCGCCCGCGCGCTCCTGGTCGAACCCGAACCGGCTCGCCAGCCAGCCGATCACGGTTCGCTCGATCACGCTGGCCGCGGGGGAGAGCTGCCAGAAGTTGCAGTTCTGGTTCAGGGTGGCCGCGACCGCCTCGGCGTAGGCGGCGATCCCGGTGGGCGGCCCGAGGACGTAGGCGAGGAACCGCGGGTGCGACACCGCGGTCGAGTTGGGGACGATGCGCTCGTCGAGATCGCGGAAGAAGCCCTCCACGCCGGTACCGGTGGCCGGGAACCCCTCGTGCATCAGCTCCTGCAGGGTGTCCCGGTCGATCTCGGGGACGATCGGCGTGTCGTCCAGGTTCCGCTCGTACCCGTCCAGGAACCGGGCGAGCAGATCGTTCGCCCGGCGGCGCTCGGCGTCGTCGAGAATCAGGCTCATCGTCACTCCCCGTGCAGCTCGCTGTCGTGCGGGGTCGATGTTATGTGCGTTATCGGGGTGGATGGTGCCGACTTCTGCCCCGACACCCCGCGCCGATAGCATCATCTGCCATGGATCGGATCGATCACGCAATCCTCGATCATCTCGTCGCGGACGGCCGGATCTCCAACGCCGAACTGGCCCAGCGGGTCGGGCTGTCCCCGTCGCCGTGCCTGCGGCGGGTCCGGGCCCTGGAGGACGCCGGAGTCGTCACCGGTTATCACGCGGCGGTGAACCAGGCGGCGCTCGGCCGCGGCCTCCGCCTGCTGGTCCACGTCGACATGGCCGATCAGCGACGCGACACCGTCCAGGCCTTCGAGGCGGCCGTGGGGGAAGTGGACGAGATCGTCGGCTGCCGGCGCATGTTCGGGAACCCGGACTACCTGCTCGACGTCGCGGTCAGCGGGTTCGAGGCCTACGAGCAGCTGTACATGGAACGCCTGACCGCGCTGCCCGGCGTCGCGACGACCACGTCGCAGATCATCATGAAGGTGGTCAAGCAGTCCCCGGGGCACTCACCGCTGCGCTGAGCGCGCCACCCGCCCCCGCGACGGCCGGGCTCAGCTCGACCGTGCTCCGACGATGCTCAGGGCGAACTCGGTGTACTCCCGGGCGACCTGCTCGGGTGTGATCGGGCCGTCGTCGGAGTACCAGCGGGCGATGCTGACGCACATCTCGCGGATGGCGAACGAGGCCAGCGCGGGGGAGTCGACCGAGAACCGCCCGGCCGCCATCCCGTCGGCGATGATCGAACGGAGTGCGTGCTCGTGCTCGCGGCGCAGGTCCTGCATGGCCGAGCGCGCGGGCTCGGCCAGGCTCGAGGTGTCCCGGTTGACCACGATCGCCTCCCGGCGGTGCGTCGCGTGCCGGCGGGAGTACACCAGGACGGCGTGGTAGAGCCGGTCCAGTGGATCGTCCCGTCCTTCGGTGGCGCGCCGGAAGTCGTCGAGCACGCCGCGGACGGTGTCCCCGACGATCGTCTCCAGGAGCTCGTGCTTGGACCGCATGTGGTTGTAGAGGCTCGGTGTGCGGACCTCGAGCACCTCGGCGATCTGGCTCAGCGCGGTGCCGTGGTAGCCGCGCTCGGCGAACAGGGTCAGCGCGGCATCGACGACGGCCGCGTTGCTCACGCTCTCCCGCGCGGCCGTCACGGGCGGAACCTCACGACCCGCAGGGCGAACTCCGCGTACTCGTCGGCGACCTGTTCGGCGGTCCGGGGCCCGTCCTCCCGGAACCAGCGGGCGATGCTGACGCTCATCTCCAGGATCGCGAAGGACGCCAGTCCGGCGTTGCCGACCGAGAACGAACCGTCCTCGATGCCGCGGGAGATGACGGCGCGGACCGCGGTCTCGTGGTCGCGGCGCCGTTGGCGCATCCGGCTCAGCGCCGGTTCCGGCAGGCTCGTGGTGTCCCGGTTGACCACGAGCGCCTCGCGGCGGTGGGTGGCGTGGCGCCGGGCGTAGACCCGGACCGCGGCGCGCAGCTGGTCGGCGGGGGTGTCGAGACCGGCGACGGCCTCGTCGAACTCGGCGTGCACGTCGTCGAGGGTCCGCCCCACGAGGGTCTCCAGCAGCTCCTGTTTGGACGACATGTGGTTGTAGAGGCTCGGGGTGCGCACCCCGAGCGCGGCGGCGACCTGGCTGACGGCGGTGCCGTGGTAGCCACGCTCGGCGAACAGGGTCAGTGCCGCGTCGAGGACCGATTCGGTGGTGACGGCCGTCCGATCGGTCCGTGGCCCGCTGCGTCGCACATCGGCTGGCGCCATGTCCACCACCTCGGATCTGTCGGGTGCTGCCGGTCGGCCGGGGTCTCGCCGCTCATGCTAACGCCGGCTAGTTTCGCGGCCCCGACGCCCGCGCGCTCCCCATGCGCCGGGACGGGCGGCCGACTCCGTGACGCCGTGCCTGCGGTGCAGGGGATTGCCGACCCCCGGCCGGGAGTCTACGTTGTCGAACGTCAACTTATGAGCGTTAGCTAGTCGACGCGGCCTGTCGCCACCTCGACGGGCCTCGTGTCTGCGGGCGGGAACGGGCTCCCGGACCGGCCTCGGTGCCGGCGGGGCCGCGCGCCCTCCGGCGCAGCGCGTCGCCCGGCCCCTGCGCGCCCGCTGACCGGGGCACGACCGGGAAGGAAGGAGTGCATCGATGCTGAGGACCGAGTACATCGCCACCGTGGCGGAGCTGATGGCGGTCCACGAGGCGGCCCGGCCCGAACGGATCGCCTTCGCCGACGACGACCGCACGATCACCTACGGCGCACTGGCCCGCACGACCGCGCGGCTGGCCGGTCACATGCAGGAACTCGGGATCGAGCCCGGCGACCGCGTCCTGCTCCACCTCGACAACCGGGTCGAGGTCGCCGAGTCGTACCTCGCGATCCCGCGCACCGGCGCCGTCGCCGTCTGCGCGAACCCGCAGGCCGCCCCCGCGGAGGTCGCTCACATTCTGGCCGACAGCGGCGCGCGGATCGTCGTCACCGATCCCGAACGCCTGCCGGTGGTGCGCGAGCTGGCGGCCGGGGCGGATCTGCTCGCGGTGATCGTGGTCGGCGGGGCGGCCGCTGCCGGCGAACTCGGCTACGCCGATCTCGTCGGTGCCGACGCCGCGCAGCCGCCCCGGGACTGCCTGGGGCTCGACGACGTCGCCTGGATGCTCTACACGTCGGGCACCACCGGCCGCCCGAAGGGCGTGTACCTCACCCAGCGCGGGTGCTTCTGGGTGGTCGCCGCCTGCTGGGCGCCGATCGCCGGCCTCGGCCCGGACGACGTGGTGCTGAGCGCGCTGCCGCTGTTCCACTCCTACGCGCTCGTGCTGTGCGTGCTCGGGGTGTTCGCCGTCGGTGCGAGCGAGCGGATCCTGCCGCGGTTCTCGGTGTCCGACGTCGCCGCCCGGTTGTCCGGTGGACCGGAGGGCGACGTGACCGTGTTCCCGGGCGTCCCGACGATGTTCCACTACCTGCTCGACCGGGTCGGCGACCGCGGATTGGAGGCCCCGGCACTGCGGCTCTGCGTGTCCGCCGGCGCGATCCTGGCGGCCTCGGTCACCGAGAGGTTCGAGGCCGCGTTCGGGGTCCCGCTGCTCGACGGCTACGGGATCACCGAGACCTCGACCATGGTCACGATGAACTGGCCGACGGGGACCCGGGTGATGGGCTCCTGCGGACTGCCGCTGCCGGGGCTGACCGTGCGGCTCGTGGATCCGGGGACCGGCACGGACGTCGGCCATGGGGAGGAGGGGGAGCTGTGGGTGCAGGGACCGAACGTCACCCCCGGCTACCACGACCTGCCGGAGGCGACCGCCGCCGTGCTCGTCGACGGCTGGTACCGCACCGGCGACCTGGGCCGCCGCGACACCCACGGCTACCTGCGGATCAGCGGCCGGACCAAGGAGCTGATCATCCGGGGCGGGGAGAACATCTATCCGGCCGAGGTCGAGGAGGCGCTGGCGGGCGCCGTGGGTGTGCAGGACGTCGCGGTCGTCGGGGTCCCGCATCCACAGCTCGGCGAGGTGCCGGTCGCCTTCGTGGTCCCCGCCGGGCCGGAGCCGCTCGATCACGCCGCGGTCCTGGACTCGGCACGTGGGCGGCTCTCGTCGTTCAAGGTTCCCGACCGGCTGGTCGAATGCCGGACCATTCCGCGCACCGGCTCCGGCAAGATCCTCCGTTTCCGGCTCCGGCAGCAGCTCGGCGGCTGAGTCCGTCGCGGTGACCCGAGCCGGGTTGGCCTGGAGCCGACCATGTCCTACAGTGACTAAAGAGCGTTAGTTAGTAAGGAGCGCGCAGGATGGACCTGACGCACACGTTCACCGTCTCCGAGCCCGTGGACCGGGCCTGGGCGGTGATCACAGATCTCGAACGGGTCGCCCCGTGCCTGCCCGGCGCGACGATGCTGGGCGTCGACGGCGAGGCCTACCGCGGCGCCGTCGCGGTGAAGGTCGGACCGGTGACCGCCCGCTACGAGGGCATCGCCCGGTTCACCGAGCGCGACGACGCGGCGCGCCACGCCGTCATCCGGGCCGAGGGGCGCGACGTCGGCGGTCAGGGCAACGCCGCCGCGACCATCGACATCCGGCTGCGCGAGCAGGGCTCCGGTACCGAGGTCGCCGTCGTGACCGACCTCGATCTCGCCGGGCGGGTCGCCCAGTTCGGCCGAGGCGTGATCTCCGACGTCAGCAGCAAGCTGATCGGCCGGTTCGCCCGCCGGCTCGAGGCGGAGATGGCCGGCGGCTCCACCGGTGGCAGCGCCGTCGACCCGGCCGTCGACCCGGCCGCCGACCCGGCCGCCGACGGCCGAGCCGGAGCCGGTGACGGTACTGCCGGCCGGGCCGGAGCCGCGCCGGGCGTCCCGGCACCGACGGTGACCGGACCGGCGCAGCGGCGTGCACCGCAGGAGGCCGAGCCACTCGATCTACTCGCCACCGGCGGCGGCGTCGTCGGGGCGGTCGTCGGGTCGCTGGCCCGGCGGCACGCGCTTCCCCTCGGCACCGCCCTGCTCGGGCTCGTGCTCGGAGTGCTCGTCGGGCGCGCCCGGCGGCGCCCGGGCCCGCCACGCCACGCCGGGCAGGCGGGAGCGCCGGTCCTCCAGCTCGTCCTGCCCGGCACCCACATCCGTCTCCCGGAGGAGAGCCGATGACCGACATCGCCCAGCAGGACGTCCTGCGCGAGCCCCACCTCTACATCGGCGGGCAGTGGACCGCCGGCCGCGGAGCCGATCTCGAGGTCGAGAACCCCGCCACCGAGCAGATCACCGGCGTGGTCACCCAGGCCGGCGCCGAGGACGTCGGGTCGGCGGTCGC is from Pseudonocardia autotrophica and encodes:
- a CDS encoding TetR/AcrR family transcriptional regulator, with product MTAARESVSNAAVVDAALTLFAERGYHGTALSQIAEVLEVRTPSLYNHMRSKHELLETIVGDTVRGVLDDFRRATEGRDDPLDRLYHAVLVYSRRHATHRREAIVVNRDTSSLAEPARSAMQDLRREHEHALRSIIADGMAAGRFSVDSPALASFAIREMCVSIARWYSDDGPITPEQVAREYTEFALSIVGARSS
- a CDS encoding SRPBCC family protein, which gives rise to MDLTHTFTVSEPVDRAWAVITDLERVAPCLPGATMLGVDGEAYRGAVAVKVGPVTARYEGIARFTERDDAARHAVIRAEGRDVGGQGNAAATIDIRLREQGSGTEVAVVTDLDLAGRVAQFGRGVISDVSSKLIGRFARRLEAEMAGGSTGGSAVDPAVDPAADPAADGRAGAGDGTAGRAGAAPGVPAPTVTGPAQRRAPQEAEPLDLLATGGGVVGAVVGSLARRHALPLGTALLGLVLGVLVGRARRRPGPPRHAGQAGAPVLQLVLPGTHIRLPEESR
- a CDS encoding TetR/AcrR family transcriptional regulator; this encodes MAPADVRRSGPRTDRTAVTTESVLDAALTLFAERGYHGTAVSQVAAALGVRTPSLYNHMSSKQELLETLVGRTLDDVHAEFDEAVAGLDTPADQLRAAVRVYARRHATHRREALVVNRDTTSLPEPALSRMRQRRRDHETAVRAVISRGIEDGSFSVGNAGLASFAILEMSVSIARWFREDGPRTAEQVADEYAEFALRVVRFRP
- a CDS encoding Crp/Fnr family transcriptional regulator, whose protein sequence is MTASVDDAGGPMSQQRDPHVLVGVARPAAVSITSPFLLTEEPSIAQQIASLGEARRFRAGEFVYRQGSLSDYFYQVIEGRLRIYLTRADGSERVLSYAEPGAGIGESTCFDGLPRYASCVATVDSRLVAVSRRAVLEAGRREPEILMEITRRISRKARLFAMHIAADGLPARGRVALILDHLVEAYGVRCTEGVRLRTRYSLDELALILGVTRVTLSRELARLIGEGLVLRRGREIIVPDLAALRAVAGGYRP
- a CDS encoding Lrp/AsnC family transcriptional regulator, with the protein product MDRIDHAILDHLVADGRISNAELAQRVGLSPSPCLRRVRALEDAGVVTGYHAAVNQAALGRGLRLLVHVDMADQRRDTVQAFEAAVGEVDEIVGCRRMFGNPDYLLDVAVSGFEAYEQLYMERLTALPGVATTTSQIIMKVVKQSPGHSPLR
- a CDS encoding class I adenylate-forming enzyme family protein, producing the protein MLRTEYIATVAELMAVHEAARPERIAFADDDRTITYGALARTTARLAGHMQELGIEPGDRVLLHLDNRVEVAESYLAIPRTGAVAVCANPQAAPAEVAHILADSGARIVVTDPERLPVVRELAAGADLLAVIVVGGAAAAGELGYADLVGADAAQPPRDCLGLDDVAWMLYTSGTTGRPKGVYLTQRGCFWVVAACWAPIAGLGPDDVVLSALPLFHSYALVLCVLGVFAVGASERILPRFSVSDVAARLSGGPEGDVTVFPGVPTMFHYLLDRVGDRGLEAPALRLCVSAGAILAASVTERFEAAFGVPLLDGYGITETSTMVTMNWPTGTRVMGSCGLPLPGLTVRLVDPGTGTDVGHGEEGELWVQGPNVTPGYHDLPEATAAVLVDGWYRTGDLGRRDTHGYLRISGRTKELIIRGGENIYPAEVEEALAGAVGVQDVAVVGVPHPQLGEVPVAFVVPAGPEPLDHAAVLDSARGRLSSFKVPDRLVECRTIPRTGSGKILRFRLRQQLGG
- a CDS encoding pyridoxal phosphate-dependent decarboxylase family protein translates to MSLILDDAERRRANDLLARFLDGYERNLDDTPIVPEIDRDTLQELMHEGFPATGTGVEGFFRDLDERIVPNSTAVSHPRFLAYVLGPPTGIAAYAEAVAATLNQNCNFWQLSPAASVIERTVIGWLASRFGFDQERAGGILTGGGSIATLNALTVALHARRPDFRATGLQAGRAPLVLYTSAEAHRCVDKAAGILGIGLDHVRHIPTDDRLRMRVDLLAEAVRADRAAGLEPFCVVATAGTVTTGSVDPLGEIADLAEAEDLWLHVDGAYGALFVLAEPVAEMFREIRRADSVALDPHKLLFAPLEAGCLLVRDAATLRAAYAYSSSYLTVAQDPLMHDYMDHGPQLSRSFKALKIWAALRTFGTDAFGSALTGMLELAGHLGRRVTAEPGLELMAPVTLTAVCIRLPGLSGPEHTTLLARLAEEGTALLGPAVVGGAHGIRVCITNHRTTRADIDAIVDRLAELSRA